In one Carassius carassius chromosome 12, fCarCar2.1, whole genome shotgun sequence genomic region, the following are encoded:
- the rasal2 gene encoding ras GTPase-activating protein nGAP isoform X6, which translates to MGNSCDRAEASAERSPRRRSISGLGSSEKNIPMDGPNSSPFKVPGFLSKRLKGSIKRTKSQTKLDRNTSFRLPSLRPTENDRSRGLTKLKESCSHESLLSPGSAVEALDLSMDEDVYIKPLHSSILGQDFCFEVAYSGGSKCFSCSSAAERDKWMENLKRTVQPNKDNCRRVENILRLWIIEAKDLPPKKKYFCELCLDDVLYARTTSKTRSDCLFWGEHFEFAGVPAIKSITVHIYRDVDKKKKKDKNNYVGLVNIPVQGVMGRQFVEKWYPVSTPTTSKSKGGGPSIRIKSRFQTVSILPMEQYKEFAEFVTNNYTMLCSVLEPVISVKNKEEMASALVHILQSTGRAKDFLTDLVMSEVDRCADHDVLIFRENTLATKAIEEYLKLVGQKYLHDALGEFIKALYESDENCEVDPSKCSSTELPEHQSNLKMCCELALCKIINSYCVFPRELKDVFASWKQQCHARGKQDISQRLISASLFLRFLCPAIMSPSLFNLMQEYPDDRTSRTLTLIAKVIQNLANFAKFGNKEEYMAFMNDFLEHEWAGMTRFLLEISNLETISNTPGFEGYIDLGRELSVLHSLLWEVVSQLDKGDNSFLQATVAKLGPLPRILGDITRSLSSPTPIQQQLRRFQDHSSAHDISGSVSSGLQRIFEDPADSEMRSIKSPLQEHMEALVRGKHPLLGQQSSTHSMSFSDKERDSPLPNGRSISLMDLQDSYLAKGHPGPNSLNEAQPRLGRVGSQASIGPVPPPHLHQPPVHPKVPQLRDNLSQSAPQVRRPMHPSLSQQRSLQPLSFQNPVYHLSNLHAQSTHSTQSMHSVQSQQPDSSSENLSTGSSRSASPSASVGRGATPRARMPSTSSMEEELTRKSIQGQETPPPSARWHPPLADQHSGAQVVAVPKQSSAGTAHIVKVEQQCRGVGVAAGNAGSRTPRSLPHSTSLRSSSSVNTEPMQQSGERSRQQSMCSRDSSVPGGRGTKQVQSPVESVTMSPVERTAAWVLNNGQYEDGEEDGLSKDDAKHVEKYEQEISKLKERLRASSRRLEEYEKRLLAQEQQMQKLLLEYKTRLEDSEDRLRRQQEEKDSQMKSIICRLMAVEEELKRDHAEMQAVIDAKQKIIDAQEKRISSLDAANSRLMSALTQVKERYSMHNLRNGLSPTNPTKLSITENGEFKNSSC; encoded by the exons ATGGGCAACAGCTGTGATAGAG CGGAAGCGTCTGCGGAGCGCTCTCCCAGGCGGAGGAGCATATCGGGGCTCGGCAGCTCGGAGAAGAACATTCCCATGGATGGCCCCAACTCCTCACCCTTCAAAGTGCCT GGTTTTTTAAGTAAGCGACTGAAAGGATCCATCAAAAGGACGAAGAGTCAAACAAAGCTGGACCGCAACACAAGTTTTAGACTCCCGTCGCTACGACCAACAGAAAATGACAG GTCGCGAGGCCTTACCAAATTGAAGGAGTCCTGTTCCCATGAGTCTTTGCTGAGTCCAGGCAGTGCTGTTGAAGCTCTTGATCTGAGTATGGATGAGGACGTCTACATCAAACCTTTACACAGTAGTATTCTAGGACAAGACTTCTGCTTTGAG GTGGCATACTCGGGTGGAAGTAAGTGCTTCAGCTGCTCCTCTGCTGCTGAACGGGACAAATGGATGGAGAACCTCAAGAGAACTGTGCAGCCTAATAAG GACAACTGCCGACGGGTGGAAAACATCCTCCGTCTGTGGATCATTGAAGCCAAAGATCTGCCACCGAAAAAGAAGTATTTCTGTGAGCTGTGTCTGGATGACGTGCTGTATGCCCGCACCACCAGCAAAACCCGCTCTGACTGCCTTTTCTGGGGGGAGCACTTTGAGTTCGCCGGTGTGCCGGCCATTAAGAGCATCACTGTACACATCTACCGTGATGTtgacaagaaaaagaagaaggaCAAAAACAACTATGTGGGCCTGGTGAACATACCAGTGCAAGGAGTGATGGGAAGACAGTTTGTGGAGAAATGGTATCCGGTCAGCACCCCCACCACCAGCAAATCCAAAGGTGGAGGCCCCTCCATCCGCATTAAATCTCGCTTCCAGACCGTCTCCATCCTGCCCATGGAACAGTACAAGGAGTTTGCGGAATTTGTGACCAATAACTATACCATGCTGTGCTCTGTGTTGGAGCCTGTCATCAGCGTGAAGAACAAGGAAGAGATGGCCAGCGCGCTTGTGCACATACTGCAGAGCACGGGACGAGCGAAG GACTTCCTAACAGATCTGGTGATGTCTGAGGTGGATCGCTGCGCTGACCATGACGTGCTGATCTTTAGGGAGAACACGTTAGCCACCAAAGCTATTGAAGAATACCTCAAATTGGTGGGACAGAAGTACCTACATGATGCACTAG GAGAGTTTATTAAAGCCCTTTATGAGTCAGATGAAAATTGTGAAGTAGATCCATCGAAGTGCTCCAGCACTGAGCTTCCAGAGCATCAAAGTAACCTAAAAATGTGCTGTGAGCTGGCCCTCTGCAAGATCATCAACTCTTACTG TGTGTTTCCACGTGAACTGAAGGACGTGTTTGCATCCTGGAAGCAGCAGTGTCATGCCCGAGGGAAGCAAGACATCAGTCAGCGTCTGATTAGCGCATCGCTCTTCCTGCGTTTTTTGTGCCCTGCCATCATGTCCCCTTCGCTCTTCAATCTCATGCAGGAATACCCTGACGACCGTACTTCTCGAACACTCACCCTCATTGCCAAAGTCATCCAGAATCTCGCTAACTTTGCCAA ATTCGGAAACAAAGAGGAGTACATGGCCTTCATGAATGACTTCCTGGAGCACGAGTGGGCTGGTATGACTCGATTTTTGCTTGAGATCTCGAATCTTGAGACTATCTCCAACACCCCGGGCTTTGAGGGCTACATCGACTTGGGCCGTGAGCTGTCGGTGTTACACTCGCTACTGTGGGAGGTGGTGTCTCAGCTGGACAAG GGTGACAATTCCTTCCTGCAGGCGACGGTGGCCAAACTGGGGCCCCTGCCACGTATTCTTGGCGATATCACCCGCTCTCTGTCCAGCCCCACCCCCATCCAGCAGCAGCTCAGGCGCTTCCAGGACCATAGCTCCGCTCATGACATCAGTGGAAGCGTGTCCTCAGGACTGCAGAGAATATTCGAAGACCCAGCAGACAG TGAAATGAGGAGCATCAAATCTCCTCTCCAGGAGCACATGGAGGCCTTAGTCCGAGGGAAGCATCCTTTATTGGGTCAGCAGTCCTCCACTCACAGCATGAGCTTCTCTGACAAAGAGCGAGACAGTCCGCTCCCGAATGGACGCAGTATATCTCTAATGGACCTCCAGGACTCTTACTTGGCAAAGGGGCATCCGGGTCCTAACTCTCTCAATGAAGCCCAACCTAGATTAGGCCGAGTGGGCTCTCAGGCCTCCATCGGCCCTGTCCCACCTCCACACCTCCACCAGCCCCCGGTCCATCCGAAAGTTCCCCAGCTAAGAGACAATTTGTCCCAGAGTGCCCCGCAAGTGCGGCGCCCTATGCACCCCTCCCTCAGCCAGCAGCGCAGCCTGCAACCGCTGTCTTTCCAAAATCCTGTTTACCACCTCAGTAACCTGCACGCACAATCCACACACTCAACCCAATCCATGCACTCTGTCCAGTCCCAGCAGCCAGACTCCAGCTCAGAGAACCTGAGCACTGGCAGCTCTCGGAGCGCCAGTCCAAGTGCGTCAGTTGGCCGGGGAGCTACACCCAGAGCACGGATGCCCTCCACCAGCAGCATGGAGGAAGAACTCACTCGCAAAAGCATCCAGGGCCAGGAGACGCCTCCTCCCTCGGCACGCTGGCACCCTCCCCTTGCAGACCAGCACTCGGGAGCCCAGGTTGTGGCAGTACCGAAGCAGAGCAGCGCAGGTACGGCGCATATCGTGAAGGTGGAGCAACAGTGTCGAGGAGTGGGGGTGGCAGCAGGAAACGCAGGGTCGCGAACCCCAAGGTCACTTCCTCACAGCACTTCTCTGCGTAGCAGCAGCAGCGTCAACACTGAACCCATGCAGCAGAGCGGCGAGAGATCCAGACAGCAGTCCATGTGTTCCAGAGACAGTTCGGTTCCAGGAGGACGAGGCACCAAACAG GTACAGTCCCCTGTAGAGTCAGTCACCATGTCCCCAGTGGAGCGGACGGCAGCATGGGTCCTGAATAATGGCCAGTATGAAGATGGGGAAGAGGACGGACTGAGCAAAGATGATGCCAAACATGTAGAGAAG TACGAACAGGAAATCTCAAAGCTGAAGGAGCGTCTGCGGGCGTCTAGTCGGCGACTGGAGGAATATGAGAAGCGGCTGCTGGCACAGGAACAGCAGATGCAGAAACTGCTCTTGGAATACAAGACTCGATTGGAGGACAGCGAAGACCGTCTGCGCAGACAACAGGAGGAGAAAGACAGCCAGATGAAGAGTATTATCTGCAG GCTGATGGCCGTGGAGGAAGAGCTAAAGAGAGACCATGCAGAGATGCAGGCGGTCATAGACGCCAAACAGAAGATAATCGACGCACAG GAGAAGAGGATCAGCTCCCTGGATGCAGCTAACTCTCGGCTGATGAGTGCCCTCACTCAGGTGAAAGAGCGATACAGCATGCACAACCTCCGCAACGGCCTGTCGCCCACCAACCCCACCAAGCTCTCCATCACTGAGAACGGAGAGTTCAAGAACAGCAGCTGCTGA
- the rasal2 gene encoding ras GTPase-activating protein nGAP isoform X4, producing METDSVTAGDVGSIQGGMISLDPVVDGILMDSFCQQQGWVRVYDVKGPPSHHFSCGQSPFTEPCVWERKYCILTDSQLILLNKEEEMPSEVHESPTASSSKGHSLRRTVSVPSEGQFPEYPPEGTSMSAEASAERSPRRRSISGLGSSEKNIPMDGPNSSPFKVPGFLSKRLKGSIKRTKSQTKLDRNTSFRLPSLRPTENDRSRGLTKLKESCSHESLLSPGSAVEALDLSMDEDVYIKPLHSSILGQDFCFEVAYSGGSKCFSCSSAAERDKWMENLKRTVQPNKDNCRRVENILRLWIIEAKDLPPKKKYFCELCLDDVLYARTTSKTRSDCLFWGEHFEFAGVPAIKSITVHIYRDVDKKKKKDKNNYVGLVNIPVQGVMGRQFVEKWYPVSTPTTSKSKGGGPSIRIKSRFQTVSILPMEQYKEFAEFVTNNYTMLCSVLEPVISVKNKEEMASALVHILQSTGRAKDFLTDLVMSEVDRCADHDVLIFRENTLATKAIEEYLKLVGQKYLHDALGEFIKALYESDENCEVDPSKCSSTELPEHQSNLKMCCELALCKIINSYCVFPRELKDVFASWKQQCHARGKQDISQRLISASLFLRFLCPAIMSPSLFNLMQEYPDDRTSRTLTLIAKVIQNLANFAKFGNKEEYMAFMNDFLEHEWAGMTRFLLEISNLETISNTPGFEGYIDLGRELSVLHSLLWEVVSQLDKGDNSFLQATVAKLGPLPRILGDITRSLSSPTPIQQQLRRFQDHSSAHDISGSVSSGLQRIFEDPADSEMRSIKSPLQEHMEALVRGKHPLLGQQSSTHSMSFSDKERDSPLPNGRSISLMDLQDSYLAKGHPGPNSLNEAQPRLGRVGSQASIGPVPPPHLHQPPVHPKVPQLRDNLSQSAPQVRRPMHPSLSQQRSLQPLSFQNPVYHLSNLHAQSTHSTQSMHSVQSQQPDSSSENLSTGSSRSASPSASVGRGATPRARMPSTSSMEEELTRKSIQGQETPPPSARWHPPLADQHSGAQVVAVPKQSSAGTAHIVKVEQQCRGVGVAAGNAGSRTPRSLPHSTSLRSSSSVNTEPMQQSGERSRQQSMCSRDSSVPGGRGTKQVQSPVESVTMSPVERTAAWVLNNGQYEDGEEDGLSKDDAKHVEKYEQEISKLKERLRASSRRLEEYEKRLLAQEQQMQKLLLEYKTRLEDSEDRLRRQQEEKDSQMKSIICRLMAVEEELKRDHAEMQAVIDAKQKIIDAQEKRISSLDAANSRLMSALTQVKERYSMHNLRNGLSPTNPTKLSITENGEFKNSSC from the exons CGGAAGCGTCTGCGGAGCGCTCTCCCAGGCGGAGGAGCATATCGGGGCTCGGCAGCTCGGAGAAGAACATTCCCATGGATGGCCCCAACTCCTCACCCTTCAAAGTGCCT GGTTTTTTAAGTAAGCGACTGAAAGGATCCATCAAAAGGACGAAGAGTCAAACAAAGCTGGACCGCAACACAAGTTTTAGACTCCCGTCGCTACGACCAACAGAAAATGACAG GTCGCGAGGCCTTACCAAATTGAAGGAGTCCTGTTCCCATGAGTCTTTGCTGAGTCCAGGCAGTGCTGTTGAAGCTCTTGATCTGAGTATGGATGAGGACGTCTACATCAAACCTTTACACAGTAGTATTCTAGGACAAGACTTCTGCTTTGAG GTGGCATACTCGGGTGGAAGTAAGTGCTTCAGCTGCTCCTCTGCTGCTGAACGGGACAAATGGATGGAGAACCTCAAGAGAACTGTGCAGCCTAATAAG GACAACTGCCGACGGGTGGAAAACATCCTCCGTCTGTGGATCATTGAAGCCAAAGATCTGCCACCGAAAAAGAAGTATTTCTGTGAGCTGTGTCTGGATGACGTGCTGTATGCCCGCACCACCAGCAAAACCCGCTCTGACTGCCTTTTCTGGGGGGAGCACTTTGAGTTCGCCGGTGTGCCGGCCATTAAGAGCATCACTGTACACATCTACCGTGATGTtgacaagaaaaagaagaaggaCAAAAACAACTATGTGGGCCTGGTGAACATACCAGTGCAAGGAGTGATGGGAAGACAGTTTGTGGAGAAATGGTATCCGGTCAGCACCCCCACCACCAGCAAATCCAAAGGTGGAGGCCCCTCCATCCGCATTAAATCTCGCTTCCAGACCGTCTCCATCCTGCCCATGGAACAGTACAAGGAGTTTGCGGAATTTGTGACCAATAACTATACCATGCTGTGCTCTGTGTTGGAGCCTGTCATCAGCGTGAAGAACAAGGAAGAGATGGCCAGCGCGCTTGTGCACATACTGCAGAGCACGGGACGAGCGAAG GACTTCCTAACAGATCTGGTGATGTCTGAGGTGGATCGCTGCGCTGACCATGACGTGCTGATCTTTAGGGAGAACACGTTAGCCACCAAAGCTATTGAAGAATACCTCAAATTGGTGGGACAGAAGTACCTACATGATGCACTAG GAGAGTTTATTAAAGCCCTTTATGAGTCAGATGAAAATTGTGAAGTAGATCCATCGAAGTGCTCCAGCACTGAGCTTCCAGAGCATCAAAGTAACCTAAAAATGTGCTGTGAGCTGGCCCTCTGCAAGATCATCAACTCTTACTG TGTGTTTCCACGTGAACTGAAGGACGTGTTTGCATCCTGGAAGCAGCAGTGTCATGCCCGAGGGAAGCAAGACATCAGTCAGCGTCTGATTAGCGCATCGCTCTTCCTGCGTTTTTTGTGCCCTGCCATCATGTCCCCTTCGCTCTTCAATCTCATGCAGGAATACCCTGACGACCGTACTTCTCGAACACTCACCCTCATTGCCAAAGTCATCCAGAATCTCGCTAACTTTGCCAA ATTCGGAAACAAAGAGGAGTACATGGCCTTCATGAATGACTTCCTGGAGCACGAGTGGGCTGGTATGACTCGATTTTTGCTTGAGATCTCGAATCTTGAGACTATCTCCAACACCCCGGGCTTTGAGGGCTACATCGACTTGGGCCGTGAGCTGTCGGTGTTACACTCGCTACTGTGGGAGGTGGTGTCTCAGCTGGACAAG GGTGACAATTCCTTCCTGCAGGCGACGGTGGCCAAACTGGGGCCCCTGCCACGTATTCTTGGCGATATCACCCGCTCTCTGTCCAGCCCCACCCCCATCCAGCAGCAGCTCAGGCGCTTCCAGGACCATAGCTCCGCTCATGACATCAGTGGAAGCGTGTCCTCAGGACTGCAGAGAATATTCGAAGACCCAGCAGACAG TGAAATGAGGAGCATCAAATCTCCTCTCCAGGAGCACATGGAGGCCTTAGTCCGAGGGAAGCATCCTTTATTGGGTCAGCAGTCCTCCACTCACAGCATGAGCTTCTCTGACAAAGAGCGAGACAGTCCGCTCCCGAATGGACGCAGTATATCTCTAATGGACCTCCAGGACTCTTACTTGGCAAAGGGGCATCCGGGTCCTAACTCTCTCAATGAAGCCCAACCTAGATTAGGCCGAGTGGGCTCTCAGGCCTCCATCGGCCCTGTCCCACCTCCACACCTCCACCAGCCCCCGGTCCATCCGAAAGTTCCCCAGCTAAGAGACAATTTGTCCCAGAGTGCCCCGCAAGTGCGGCGCCCTATGCACCCCTCCCTCAGCCAGCAGCGCAGCCTGCAACCGCTGTCTTTCCAAAATCCTGTTTACCACCTCAGTAACCTGCACGCACAATCCACACACTCAACCCAATCCATGCACTCTGTCCAGTCCCAGCAGCCAGACTCCAGCTCAGAGAACCTGAGCACTGGCAGCTCTCGGAGCGCCAGTCCAAGTGCGTCAGTTGGCCGGGGAGCTACACCCAGAGCACGGATGCCCTCCACCAGCAGCATGGAGGAAGAACTCACTCGCAAAAGCATCCAGGGCCAGGAGACGCCTCCTCCCTCGGCACGCTGGCACCCTCCCCTTGCAGACCAGCACTCGGGAGCCCAGGTTGTGGCAGTACCGAAGCAGAGCAGCGCAGGTACGGCGCATATCGTGAAGGTGGAGCAACAGTGTCGAGGAGTGGGGGTGGCAGCAGGAAACGCAGGGTCGCGAACCCCAAGGTCACTTCCTCACAGCACTTCTCTGCGTAGCAGCAGCAGCGTCAACACTGAACCCATGCAGCAGAGCGGCGAGAGATCCAGACAGCAGTCCATGTGTTCCAGAGACAGTTCGGTTCCAGGAGGACGAGGCACCAAACAG GTACAGTCCCCTGTAGAGTCAGTCACCATGTCCCCAGTGGAGCGGACGGCAGCATGGGTCCTGAATAATGGCCAGTATGAAGATGGGGAAGAGGACGGACTGAGCAAAGATGATGCCAAACATGTAGAGAAG TACGAACAGGAAATCTCAAAGCTGAAGGAGCGTCTGCGGGCGTCTAGTCGGCGACTGGAGGAATATGAGAAGCGGCTGCTGGCACAGGAACAGCAGATGCAGAAACTGCTCTTGGAATACAAGACTCGATTGGAGGACAGCGAAGACCGTCTGCGCAGACAACAGGAGGAGAAAGACAGCCAGATGAAGAGTATTATCTGCAG GCTGATGGCCGTGGAGGAAGAGCTAAAGAGAGACCATGCAGAGATGCAGGCGGTCATAGACGCCAAACAGAAGATAATCGACGCACAG GAGAAGAGGATCAGCTCCCTGGATGCAGCTAACTCTCGGCTGATGAGTGCCCTCACTCAGGTGAAAGAGCGATACAGCATGCACAACCTCCGCAACGGCCTGTCGCCCACCAACCCCACCAAGCTCTCCATCACTGAGAACGGAGAGTTCAAGAACAGCAGCTGCTGA
- the rasal2 gene encoding ras GTPase-activating protein nGAP isoform X5 yields the protein MPSEVHESPTASSSKGHSLRRTVSVPSEGQFPEYPPEGTSMSAEASAERSPRRRSISGLGSSEKNIPMDGPNSSPFKVPGFLSKRLKGSIKRTKSQTKLDRNTSFRLPSLRPTENDRSRGLTKLKESCSHESLLSPGSAVEALDLSMDEDVYIKPLHSSILGQDFCFEVAYSGGSKCFSCSSAAERDKWMENLKRTVQPNKDNCRRVENILRLWIIEAKDLPPKKKYFCELCLDDVLYARTTSKTRSDCLFWGEHFEFAGVPAIKSITVHIYRDVDKKKKKDKNNYVGLVNIPVQGVMGRQFVEKWYPVSTPTTSKSKGGGPSIRIKSRFQTVSILPMEQYKEFAEFVTNNYTMLCSVLEPVISVKNKEEMASALVHILQSTGRAKDFLTDLVMSEVDRCADHDVLIFRENTLATKAIEEYLKLVGQKYLHDALGEFIKALYESDENCEVDPSKCSSTELPEHQSNLKMCCELALCKIINSYCVFPRELKDVFASWKQQCHARGKQDISQRLISASLFLRFLCPAIMSPSLFNLMQEYPDDRTSRTLTLIAKVIQNLANFAKFGNKEEYMAFMNDFLEHEWAGMTRFLLEISNLETISNTPGFEGYIDLGRELSVLHSLLWEVVSQLDKGDNSFLQATVAKLGPLPRILGDITRSLSSPTPIQQQLRRFQDHSSAHDISGSVSSGLQRIFEDPADSEMRSIKSPLQEHMEALVRGKHPLLGQQSSTHSMSFSDKERDSPLPNGRSISLMDLQDSYLAKGHPGPNSLNEAQPRLGRVGSQASIGPVPPPHLHQPPVHPKVPQLRDNLSQSAPQVRRPMHPSLSQQRSLQPLSFQNPVYHLSNLHAQSTHSTQSMHSVQSQQPDSSSENLSTGSSRSASPSASVGRGATPRARMPSTSSMEEELTRKSIQGQETPPPSARWHPPLADQHSGAQVVAVPKQSSAGTAHIVKVEQQCRGVGVAAGNAGSRTPRSLPHSTSLRSSSSVNTEPMQQSGERSRQQSMCSRDSSVPGGRGTKQVQSPVESVTMSPVERTAAWVLNNGQYEDGEEDGLSKDDAKHVEKYEQEISKLKERLRASSRRLEEYEKRLLAQEQQMQKLLLEYKTRLEDSEDRLRRQQEEKDSQMKSIICRLMAVEEELKRDHAEMQAVIDAKQKIIDAQEKRISSLDAANSRLMSALTQVKERYSMHNLRNGLSPTNPTKLSITENGEFKNSSC from the exons CGGAAGCGTCTGCGGAGCGCTCTCCCAGGCGGAGGAGCATATCGGGGCTCGGCAGCTCGGAGAAGAACATTCCCATGGATGGCCCCAACTCCTCACCCTTCAAAGTGCCT GGTTTTTTAAGTAAGCGACTGAAAGGATCCATCAAAAGGACGAAGAGTCAAACAAAGCTGGACCGCAACACAAGTTTTAGACTCCCGTCGCTACGACCAACAGAAAATGACAG GTCGCGAGGCCTTACCAAATTGAAGGAGTCCTGTTCCCATGAGTCTTTGCTGAGTCCAGGCAGTGCTGTTGAAGCTCTTGATCTGAGTATGGATGAGGACGTCTACATCAAACCTTTACACAGTAGTATTCTAGGACAAGACTTCTGCTTTGAG GTGGCATACTCGGGTGGAAGTAAGTGCTTCAGCTGCTCCTCTGCTGCTGAACGGGACAAATGGATGGAGAACCTCAAGAGAACTGTGCAGCCTAATAAG GACAACTGCCGACGGGTGGAAAACATCCTCCGTCTGTGGATCATTGAAGCCAAAGATCTGCCACCGAAAAAGAAGTATTTCTGTGAGCTGTGTCTGGATGACGTGCTGTATGCCCGCACCACCAGCAAAACCCGCTCTGACTGCCTTTTCTGGGGGGAGCACTTTGAGTTCGCCGGTGTGCCGGCCATTAAGAGCATCACTGTACACATCTACCGTGATGTtgacaagaaaaagaagaaggaCAAAAACAACTATGTGGGCCTGGTGAACATACCAGTGCAAGGAGTGATGGGAAGACAGTTTGTGGAGAAATGGTATCCGGTCAGCACCCCCACCACCAGCAAATCCAAAGGTGGAGGCCCCTCCATCCGCATTAAATCTCGCTTCCAGACCGTCTCCATCCTGCCCATGGAACAGTACAAGGAGTTTGCGGAATTTGTGACCAATAACTATACCATGCTGTGCTCTGTGTTGGAGCCTGTCATCAGCGTGAAGAACAAGGAAGAGATGGCCAGCGCGCTTGTGCACATACTGCAGAGCACGGGACGAGCGAAG GACTTCCTAACAGATCTGGTGATGTCTGAGGTGGATCGCTGCGCTGACCATGACGTGCTGATCTTTAGGGAGAACACGTTAGCCACCAAAGCTATTGAAGAATACCTCAAATTGGTGGGACAGAAGTACCTACATGATGCACTAG GAGAGTTTATTAAAGCCCTTTATGAGTCAGATGAAAATTGTGAAGTAGATCCATCGAAGTGCTCCAGCACTGAGCTTCCAGAGCATCAAAGTAACCTAAAAATGTGCTGTGAGCTGGCCCTCTGCAAGATCATCAACTCTTACTG TGTGTTTCCACGTGAACTGAAGGACGTGTTTGCATCCTGGAAGCAGCAGTGTCATGCCCGAGGGAAGCAAGACATCAGTCAGCGTCTGATTAGCGCATCGCTCTTCCTGCGTTTTTTGTGCCCTGCCATCATGTCCCCTTCGCTCTTCAATCTCATGCAGGAATACCCTGACGACCGTACTTCTCGAACACTCACCCTCATTGCCAAAGTCATCCAGAATCTCGCTAACTTTGCCAA ATTCGGAAACAAAGAGGAGTACATGGCCTTCATGAATGACTTCCTGGAGCACGAGTGGGCTGGTATGACTCGATTTTTGCTTGAGATCTCGAATCTTGAGACTATCTCCAACACCCCGGGCTTTGAGGGCTACATCGACTTGGGCCGTGAGCTGTCGGTGTTACACTCGCTACTGTGGGAGGTGGTGTCTCAGCTGGACAAG GGTGACAATTCCTTCCTGCAGGCGACGGTGGCCAAACTGGGGCCCCTGCCACGTATTCTTGGCGATATCACCCGCTCTCTGTCCAGCCCCACCCCCATCCAGCAGCAGCTCAGGCGCTTCCAGGACCATAGCTCCGCTCATGACATCAGTGGAAGCGTGTCCTCAGGACTGCAGAGAATATTCGAAGACCCAGCAGACAG TGAAATGAGGAGCATCAAATCTCCTCTCCAGGAGCACATGGAGGCCTTAGTCCGAGGGAAGCATCCTTTATTGGGTCAGCAGTCCTCCACTCACAGCATGAGCTTCTCTGACAAAGAGCGAGACAGTCCGCTCCCGAATGGACGCAGTATATCTCTAATGGACCTCCAGGACTCTTACTTGGCAAAGGGGCATCCGGGTCCTAACTCTCTCAATGAAGCCCAACCTAGATTAGGCCGAGTGGGCTCTCAGGCCTCCATCGGCCCTGTCCCACCTCCACACCTCCACCAGCCCCCGGTCCATCCGAAAGTTCCCCAGCTAAGAGACAATTTGTCCCAGAGTGCCCCGCAAGTGCGGCGCCCTATGCACCCCTCCCTCAGCCAGCAGCGCAGCCTGCAACCGCTGTCTTTCCAAAATCCTGTTTACCACCTCAGTAACCTGCACGCACAATCCACACACTCAACCCAATCCATGCACTCTGTCCAGTCCCAGCAGCCAGACTCCAGCTCAGAGAACCTGAGCACTGGCAGCTCTCGGAGCGCCAGTCCAAGTGCGTCAGTTGGCCGGGGAGCTACACCCAGAGCACGGATGCCCTCCACCAGCAGCATGGAGGAAGAACTCACTCGCAAAAGCATCCAGGGCCAGGAGACGCCTCCTCCCTCGGCACGCTGGCACCCTCCCCTTGCAGACCAGCACTCGGGAGCCCAGGTTGTGGCAGTACCGAAGCAGAGCAGCGCAGGTACGGCGCATATCGTGAAGGTGGAGCAACAGTGTCGAGGAGTGGGGGTGGCAGCAGGAAACGCAGGGTCGCGAACCCCAAGGTCACTTCCTCACAGCACTTCTCTGCGTAGCAGCAGCAGCGTCAACACTGAACCCATGCAGCAGAGCGGCGAGAGATCCAGACAGCAGTCCATGTGTTCCAGAGACAGTTCGGTTCCAGGAGGACGAGGCACCAAACAG GTACAGTCCCCTGTAGAGTCAGTCACCATGTCCCCAGTGGAGCGGACGGCAGCATGGGTCCTGAATAATGGCCAGTATGAAGATGGGGAAGAGGACGGACTGAGCAAAGATGATGCCAAACATGTAGAGAAG TACGAACAGGAAATCTCAAAGCTGAAGGAGCGTCTGCGGGCGTCTAGTCGGCGACTGGAGGAATATGAGAAGCGGCTGCTGGCACAGGAACAGCAGATGCAGAAACTGCTCTTGGAATACAAGACTCGATTGGAGGACAGCGAAGACCGTCTGCGCAGACAACAGGAGGAGAAAGACAGCCAGATGAAGAGTATTATCTGCAG GCTGATGGCCGTGGAGGAAGAGCTAAAGAGAGACCATGCAGAGATGCAGGCGGTCATAGACGCCAAACAGAAGATAATCGACGCACAG GAGAAGAGGATCAGCTCCCTGGATGCAGCTAACTCTCGGCTGATGAGTGCCCTCACTCAGGTGAAAGAGCGATACAGCATGCACAACCTCCGCAACGGCCTGTCGCCCACCAACCCCACCAAGCTCTCCATCACTGAGAACGGAGAGTTCAAGAACAGCAGCTGCTGA